Proteins encoded in a region of the Nitrospirota bacterium genome:
- the rfaQ gene encoding putative lipopolysaccharide heptosyltransferase III — translation MTNVLIIKLRYIGDVLLATPTIRAIKAARPDVRVTMMVNRGTEDLLFENPDVDEIVIVDKGSLLAQWRFIVGLRRRRFDTVIDLTDGDRSAFLSWVSGAPVRIGFDDDHRWRGNCYTQVVQPASGPRHRIDRDLETLKPIGVQSSVTDPHLSLTPEEGRDADHLLDQLGVQRSQPMVILQPGARYWFKAWPPERFAELADRVVTEYGCQVLIGGSHQDGELAQQIRQMAKRSPIIMAGRTTIRQFAAIAKKSVLFVGNDSGAMHIASAVGTPVVALFGPSNPCEWGPRGGPVVVLYKGLDCRSCFHPTCTRGEENCMRLITVQEVFAAAQQLLAVEKLGHGTASRDCSAY, via the coding sequence ATGACAAACGTCCTGATCATCAAGCTTCGCTACATCGGTGACGTCTTATTGGCGACGCCGACGATTCGTGCCATCAAAGCGGCAAGACCGGATGTCCGGGTCACGATGATGGTGAATCGCGGGACCGAGGACCTGTTGTTCGAGAACCCAGACGTCGACGAAATCGTTATCGTGGACAAAGGATCTTTGCTGGCGCAATGGCGGTTCATCGTCGGGCTGCGTCGTCGGCGATTCGATACGGTGATCGATTTGACGGATGGAGACCGGTCTGCGTTTCTAAGCTGGGTCAGCGGGGCGCCGGTTCGGATTGGATTCGACGACGACCACCGTTGGCGAGGAAACTGTTACACGCAAGTGGTTCAACCTGCCTCTGGCCCGCGACATCGGATTGATCGGGATCTGGAAACCCTCAAGCCCATAGGTGTCCAATCCAGCGTCACAGATCCTCATCTGTCGCTCACGCCGGAAGAGGGGAGAGATGCGGATCACCTCTTAGATCAACTTGGGGTTCAGCGGTCGCAGCCGATGGTGATACTACAGCCTGGCGCCCGTTACTGGTTTAAGGCTTGGCCTCCTGAGCGGTTCGCAGAGCTGGCCGATCGTGTGGTGACTGAGTATGGCTGTCAGGTATTGATCGGGGGCAGCCACCAGGACGGAGAGCTCGCACAACAGATTCGGCAGATGGCGAAACGTAGCCCCATCATCATGGCTGGCCGTACAACCATTAGACAGTTCGCGGCCATCGCCAAGAAGTCAGTGCTCTTCGTGGGAAACGATAGCGGCGCAATGCATATCGCCTCCGCGGTGGGTACTCCGGTGGTGGCGTTGTTTGGCCCGTCGAATCCTTGCGAGTGGGGGCCTCGCGGCGGCCCTGTGGTGGTGCTTTATAAGGGACTCGACTGCCGAAGTTGCTTTCATCCAACCTGTACCAGAGGCGAGGAGAATTGTATGAGACTCATTACGGTCCAGGAGGTGTTTGCTGCGGCCCAGCAGCTTCTCGCCGTCGAGAAACTCGGGCATGGGACGGCCTCGCGAGACTGTTCAGCGTACTGA
- a CDS encoding glycosyltransferase family 1 protein, whose protein sequence is MRIGFDANPMVGDMGGVGWHSYHLLRAMLARQEDLDVVAYAKPGAERPDSLATWPGVERLQWVNSSRWGMAKRGSSDLLDLYHGTNFRMQTVGRYGGLVTIHDLWLDRHPEFSKKMLGQWPSSFKTRQTALRARKTITVSEFSARELVELYGLKREHIRVIPNGVSDDFVPRRDEQAMAELRKRIGLKAERFVLFVGGADPRKNHQTFLEGAEMVRRKLGARMLVLVGSPIHPFGNYEETARRRSLQEKALCPGRLSTSDLQLLYSFADLFVFPSLYEGFGMPVLEAMACGAPVLTSNSTALVEVAGDAAVLADPQDPRALGEAMIRVLEDESLRATLKVKGFERAKQYSWEQAGAKTVALYRELCEGKS, encoded by the coding sequence ATGAGAATCGGTTTTGATGCCAATCCGATGGTGGGCGATATGGGTGGGGTTGGGTGGCACAGCTACCACTTGCTTCGTGCGATGTTGGCACGGCAAGAAGACCTCGACGTTGTGGCTTATGCCAAACCAGGCGCCGAACGGCCTGATTCGTTGGCTACATGGCCTGGCGTTGAGCGGCTTCAGTGGGTGAACTCGAGTCGTTGGGGAATGGCGAAGCGGGGTTCATCCGATCTATTGGATCTGTACCATGGAACCAATTTCCGGATGCAGACGGTCGGGCGGTATGGCGGGCTTGTTACGATCCACGATCTCTGGTTGGATCGCCACCCTGAGTTCTCGAAGAAGATGTTGGGACAGTGGCCGTCGTCGTTTAAAACAAGGCAAACGGCGTTGCGAGCCAGAAAAACGATCACGGTGTCCGAGTTTTCCGCGAGAGAACTCGTGGAGCTCTATGGATTGAAGCGCGAGCATATCAGGGTCATTCCCAACGGCGTGTCGGATGATTTTGTGCCACGTCGGGATGAACAGGCGATGGCGGAGTTGCGGAAACGGATCGGTCTGAAGGCTGAACGGTTTGTCTTATTTGTCGGAGGGGCGGACCCGCGTAAGAATCATCAGACGTTTCTTGAAGGCGCCGAGATGGTGCGGAGAAAGTTGGGGGCGAGAATGCTGGTTCTGGTCGGCTCGCCCATCCATCCGTTCGGGAACTACGAAGAGACGGCTCGACGGCGTAGCTTGCAGGAAAAGGCGCTCTGTCCAGGGAGGCTGTCCACGAGCGATCTGCAGTTGTTGTATTCTTTTGCCGACTTGTTTGTATTCCCCTCGCTGTACGAAGGGTTTGGGATGCCGGTGTTAGAAGCGATGGCCTGTGGGGCGCCGGTGCTCACGTCTAATTCGACCGCGTTGGTAGAAGTCGCGGGCGATGCGGCGGTGTTGGCAGACCCTCAGGATCCTCGGGCGCTTGGAGAGGCCATGATCCGTGTGCTGGAGGATGAGTCGCTTCGAGCCACGTTGAAGGTCAAAGGATTTGAGCGCGCCAAACAGTATTCCTGGGAGCAAGCGGGGGCCAAGACCGTCGCGCTGTACCGGGAGTTGTGCGAAGGGAAAAGCTAG
- a CDS encoding glycosyltransferase, with translation MLSIIVAIHNQLGHNQLFLEGISRYTTGPYEVIVIDNHSTDGSAEFFEENGCRVIRNDRNLCYPESMNLGSSLARGEFLCHINNDLYVAPNWNGFLIEAMERHGLDAVSPLGLEMMPTAALTDWMQGRWAAIGQGRLSSGKGIEQLRTMIQAMYGDWERYCGEAHRAFAGTMFEGIVGSCVMIRRSAYDALGGLDERIQAADWDLYYTLRQREQTDGDMKRCMVVGDSFVHHFIRATMKSKREPFACTHERWTIDRKWSQAEQSELWCKPAEFLSVSLGERLVRRVVKPVKKLVQELDRATAWRRHWSHPDRVVGQYRKQFELAARVLSARAPS, from the coding sequence ATGCTGAGTATCATTGTCGCGATTCATAATCAGCTCGGGCATAATCAGCTTTTTCTCGAAGGAATTAGCCGGTATACGACTGGTCCGTACGAAGTAATCGTCATCGACAATCATTCGACGGACGGCTCGGCGGAGTTCTTCGAGGAGAACGGATGCCGGGTGATCCGCAACGATAGAAACCTCTGCTACCCCGAATCGATGAACCTTGGTTCCAGCTTGGCGAGAGGAGAGTTCCTCTGTCACATCAACAACGATTTGTACGTTGCGCCAAACTGGAATGGTTTTTTGATCGAGGCGATGGAGCGACATGGTTTGGATGCCGTGTCTCCGCTGGGGCTGGAAATGATGCCGACTGCCGCCTTGACTGATTGGATGCAGGGCCGATGGGCGGCGATCGGACAAGGGCGGCTTTCTAGTGGGAAAGGCATCGAGCAGTTGCGAACGATGATTCAGGCAATGTACGGCGATTGGGAGCGCTATTGCGGAGAAGCCCATCGGGCGTTTGCGGGCACGATGTTCGAGGGGATTGTCGGGTCCTGTGTGATGATCAGACGCTCCGCTTACGACGCACTCGGCGGTTTGGACGAACGGATTCAAGCCGCGGATTGGGACTTGTACTACACCCTGCGACAGCGCGAGCAGACCGATGGTGATATGAAGCGATGTATGGTGGTGGGAGATTCGTTTGTGCATCACTTTATCCGGGCAACCATGAAGAGTAAGCGGGAGCCCTTTGCCTGCACTCACGAGCGATGGACGATCGACCGGAAGTGGAGCCAGGCAGAACAGTCCGAGTTGTGGTGTAAGCCGGCGGAGTTTTTATCTGTATCTCTTGGTGAGCGGCTTGTCCGCCGTGTGGTGAAACCTGTGAAGAAGTTGGTGCAGGAACTGGATCGAGCCACAGCCTGGCGCCGGCACTGGAGCCATCCCGATCGAGTTGTCGGTCAGTACCGCAAACAATTTGAACTGGCGGCCAGAGTATTGTCCGCTCGAGCGCCGTCATGA
- a CDS encoding glycosyltransferase family 2 protein, with protein MMKLSVYVIAYNDEPNMRACLESVAGWGDELIVVDSHSTDQTAVISREFTDKVYQVDFTGFGDLRNQAVAHTTHEWVFSLDSDERMTPELKEEIRLLLDRGPEADAYFVPRKNYFLGRWIKHCGWYPDYRQPQLFRKARFRYREELVHESFDCEGPVGHLTHPALQYPFRDIDHYVAKQDRYSDLMARRMVERGKRFSSHQLITHPLGAFLKMYVQRVGFLDGMPGLILSGLYAYYTFMKYAKFWELDRDRDVAVKP; from the coding sequence ATGATGAAGCTCTCGGTCTATGTCATTGCGTACAACGACGAGCCCAATATGCGGGCTTGCCTGGAGTCTGTGGCAGGCTGGGGCGATGAGTTGATCGTCGTGGATTCTCACAGTACCGATCAGACCGCGGTGATCAGTCGTGAGTTCACGGACAAGGTTTATCAAGTCGATTTCACAGGGTTCGGCGATCTGCGCAATCAAGCCGTCGCCCATACGACCCATGAGTGGGTGTTCAGTCTGGATAGCGATGAGCGGATGACGCCTGAGCTCAAGGAAGAGATCCGGCTGTTGCTCGACCGCGGGCCGGAGGCGGATGCCTACTTTGTCCCACGAAAGAATTATTTTCTTGGCCGGTGGATTAAACATTGTGGCTGGTATCCGGACTATCGGCAACCGCAGCTGTTTCGAAAGGCACGGTTCCGGTATCGCGAAGAGCTGGTTCATGAAAGTTTCGATTGTGAGGGGCCGGTCGGACATCTCACGCACCCCGCCTTGCAGTATCCCTTCCGCGACATCGATCATTATGTGGCGAAACAGGATCGCTATTCGGATTTGATGGCCCGTCGCATGGTGGAGCGGGGGAAGCGGTTTTCTTCTCATCAGCTGATCACCCATCCACTCGGAGCGTTTCTCAAGATGTATGTGCAGCGTGTGGGTTTTCTCGACGGGATGCCCGGCTTGATTCTTTCCGGACTCTATGCCTATTACACCTTCATGAAGTATGCGAAATTCTGGGAGTTGGATCGAGACCGTGATGTGGCGGTGAAGCCATAA
- a CDS encoding glycosyltransferase, with translation MKVSGFTFVRNVVKYDYPVVESIRSVLPVVDEFIVNVGRCEDGTLELIRSIDDPKIKIVESVWDETLRKDGLIYAQQTNIALSHCTGDWAFYIQADEVVHEDDLPAIQEAMRRHLGNPNVKGLLFRYLHFIADYWTTNPWFYHKAVRIIRNNSEVESCGDAVGFHLKSTQQYLQSGPKEWIAPSGGRVFHYGWVKDPQTMTEKKREQVAVYHGGQVPAAEAKQLTHDSFQFEDYAMLKEFAGSHPLVMRARIGAAKRWAPRRSRWLNWNFYREVARRGFRG, from the coding sequence ATGAAGGTCAGTGGATTTACATTCGTGCGGAACGTGGTCAAGTACGACTATCCGGTCGTGGAGTCCATCCGTTCAGTCCTGCCCGTCGTCGACGAGTTCATTGTGAACGTCGGGCGGTGCGAGGATGGCACGCTGGAGCTGATTCGCTCGATTGATGACCCCAAGATCAAAATCGTGGAGTCAGTCTGGGACGAGACGCTGCGAAAAGATGGCCTGATCTATGCGCAACAGACCAATATTGCGTTGTCACATTGTACCGGGGATTGGGCGTTCTACATTCAAGCTGACGAGGTCGTCCATGAGGACGACTTGCCTGCTATCCAAGAGGCGATGCGCCGTCATCTCGGCAATCCCAATGTGAAAGGGCTCTTGTTCCGGTATCTGCATTTCATTGCGGACTATTGGACGACGAACCCCTGGTTCTATCACAAGGCCGTGCGGATCATTCGGAACAACAGTGAGGTCGAATCGTGCGGCGATGCGGTGGGGTTCCATCTCAAGTCGACACAGCAGTATCTCCAGAGCGGACCGAAGGAATGGATTGCCCCATCGGGCGGGCGCGTTTTTCACTATGGGTGGGTGAAGGACCCTCAAACGATGACGGAGAAAAAACGGGAGCAAGTGGCGGTCTATCATGGTGGCCAGGTTCCTGCCGCAGAGGCCAAGCAGTTAACGCATGACAGCTTTCAGTTCGAGGACTATGCCATGTTGAAGGAATTCGCTGGGAGCCACCCGCTCGTCATGCGGGCACGTATTGGGGCAGCCAAGCGTTGGGCGCCGAGGCGGAGCCGGTGGCTGAACTGGAATTTCTATCGGGAAGTCGCTCGCCGGGGGTTCCGTGGATAA
- a CDS encoding glycosyltransferase family 4 protein, protein MATRILYVHGVEAIGGAERDLTALLKTLDRQQWEPHVACPGTGPFQDQLHAIAVPTHALSLPPWRKFRSFFQRRSAVRRLEVLVHQLDPAMIHVNDIWWVPHTVRAVRGLSKSLSIVAHVRQEIEPAKVRRYQLDRVESVIAISRQIEQSLVAGGVSASKVRTIYSGIDLSEQPLARDDQSIRRMIGVSEGAVLLGTVANLFPRKGYEVMLRAIPAIIRAVPTVHYVIVGSDDHDYADRLKRLSQELDIADRIHIVGFQDQVRPILACLELYVHPALMEGFGIAVVEAMAMGKAVVATSTGGLPEVVAQGETGLLVPPGDVESLAATVVSLLEDKVRREQMGRNGRARAQERFSLDASVRQVEQLYGEVLGI, encoded by the coding sequence GTGGCCACGCGAATTCTGTACGTGCATGGGGTTGAGGCCATCGGCGGGGCGGAGCGCGATCTGACGGCCTTGCTGAAGACTCTTGATCGACAACAGTGGGAGCCGCATGTGGCCTGTCCAGGGACAGGTCCCTTCCAAGATCAGCTCCATGCGATTGCAGTTCCTACTCATGCGCTCAGTCTCCCTCCCTGGAGAAAGTTCCGTTCATTCTTTCAGCGCCGATCGGCGGTTCGGCGCCTGGAGGTTCTCGTGCATCAGCTCGATCCCGCCATGATCCATGTGAACGATATCTGGTGGGTGCCCCATACTGTGAGGGCGGTACGTGGTCTGTCGAAATCCCTGTCGATCGTGGCGCATGTGCGGCAGGAAATCGAGCCGGCGAAGGTACGACGGTATCAGCTTGATCGAGTCGAGTCTGTCATCGCCATCTCTCGGCAGATTGAACAGTCACTGGTCGCTGGCGGAGTATCGGCGAGTAAGGTGCGAACTATTTACAGCGGCATCGATCTCTCGGAGCAACCACTCGCGCGCGATGATCAGTCGATACGTCGGATGATCGGGGTTTCGGAGGGAGCGGTTCTGCTCGGCACCGTCGCCAATCTGTTCCCACGAAAAGGCTATGAGGTCATGCTTCGGGCCATTCCGGCTATCATCCGTGCGGTTCCAACGGTGCATTACGTGATCGTGGGCAGTGACGATCACGACTATGCCGATCGGCTGAAACGACTCTCGCAGGAGCTGGATATCGCCGACCGCATACACATCGTTGGCTTTCAAGACCAGGTTAGGCCCATCCTGGCCTGCCTCGAGCTGTATGTGCACCCGGCTCTTATGGAGGGGTTTGGGATCGCCGTGGTCGAAGCGATGGCCATGGGGAAGGCCGTGGTTGCGACCTCGACTGGGGGGCTTCCCGAAGTCGTGGCGCAGGGAGAGACGGGGCTACTTGTTCCTCCTGGGGATGTCGAATCTTTAGCCGCAACCGTGGTCTCGCTCCTTGAAGACAAGGTCCGACGTGAGCAGATGGGCCGTAACGGAAGGGCTCGCGCGCAGGAACGATTTAGCCTCGATGCCTCAGTGCGGCAGGTCGAACAGCTGTATGGGGAAGTATTGGGCATCTAG
- a CDS encoding glycosyltransferase family 2 protein, protein MTSIPGPPTLACVVITKNEEANILDCLRSAQWANELIVVDAESRDRTVELARGAGAQVFVRPWPGFGLQKNFGMAQASSGWVLILDADERVTEELCAEVKVCLERWRTGAPVAYRIPRRNFFYGAWVRWGGVYPDYQVRLFRRGLAQYNDVAVHENLLVEGEVGTLVGHLDHYTERRIQDHFKKFGLYTTLAAQEKAKKVRLVRWVDLVFRPLVVLGKTYVLKQGFRDGVRGLIVCVFASMYTFVKYAKLWDVTRQAASHPDAR, encoded by the coding sequence ATGACTAGTATCCCGGGTCCGCCGACGTTGGCGTGCGTGGTGATCACCAAGAACGAAGAAGCTAACATCCTGGACTGCTTGCGGTCGGCTCAGTGGGCCAATGAGCTGATCGTGGTCGATGCGGAAAGCCGTGATCGGACCGTGGAGCTGGCTCGTGGAGCTGGCGCTCAGGTGTTTGTGCGTCCCTGGCCCGGCTTTGGCCTACAGAAGAATTTCGGGATGGCACAGGCGTCGTCTGGGTGGGTGCTGATCCTTGATGCCGATGAACGAGTGACCGAGGAGCTTTGTGCAGAGGTGAAGGTCTGCCTCGAACGATGGAGGACCGGCGCTCCCGTAGCCTATCGAATTCCCAGGCGAAACTTTTTTTATGGTGCATGGGTGCGATGGGGCGGCGTCTACCCCGACTATCAAGTGCGTCTGTTTCGTCGGGGGCTGGCTCAGTATAACGATGTCGCGGTGCATGAAAATCTTCTCGTCGAGGGAGAGGTCGGCACATTGGTCGGGCACCTCGATCATTACACGGAGCGGCGCATTCAGGATCACTTCAAAAAATTCGGCCTCTATACCACGCTCGCGGCACAGGAGAAGGCTAAGAAGGTTCGACTCGTTCGTTGGGTTGATCTGGTCTTCCGTCCCCTGGTGGTCTTGGGCAAAACCTATGTATTGAAACAGGGGTTCCGCGATGGGGTGCGCGGGCTCATTGTCTGTGTGTTTGCCAGCATGTACACCTTCGTGAAGTATGCCAAGCTGTGGGATGTCACCAGGCAGGCGGCCTCTCACCCGGATGCCAGGTAG